A window of Pseudoalteromonas sp. MEBiC 03607 genomic DNA:
TTCATTACTACAGCCAAAATACTTGCCAAAACGGCCTGATTTTAACTGCATATCTGAGCCACATTTATCACATTCGATAATTGGGCCATCGTAGCCTTTAATTTTAAAGGTACCTTGTTCAACGATATAACCCTTACAGGCTGGGTTATTACCACAGACATGCAGTTTACGTGTTTCGTCTATCAAGTATGAATCCATTGCCGTTTCACAGATTGGGCAACGCTTCATTTGCATTAGTGATTCTGTTTCAACATCTTCAACATCTGCGGCAATCGCTTCATCACCAGGCACCAAATTCATGGTTGTTGTACAACGCTCTTTAGGTGGCAGGTTGTAACCTGTACAGCCTAAGAATACACCAGTTGACGCAGTACGAATCCCCATTTTACGGCCACAGGTTGGACAATCTATGTCTGTTTCAACCATTTGATTTTGGCGCATACCACCTTGCTCTTCATCACCTGAAGCAATTTCAAGCTGAGTTGAAAAGTCTGCGTAAAACTTGTCTAGTACTTGTGTCCAAACGCGCTCACCTTCTGCGATATCATCCAGACGACCTTCCATTTTAGCGGTAAAATCAAAGTTCATCAGATCTTCAAAGTTTTCCACTAAGCGGTCAGTAACTATCTCACCCATTTTTTCAGCGAAGAAACGGCGGTTTTCAACGCGCACATAACCACGGTCCTGAATCGTTGAGATAATTGATGCATAAGTTGAAGGGCGACCAATACCACGCTTTTCAAGCTCTTTAACTAAGCTTGCTTCACTAAAGCGCGCAGGTGGCTTAGTAAAGTGTTGCTTAGGATCTAACTCAACAAGCGTTAGTACATCCCCCTCTTTTACTGCTGGTAATGATTGATCTTCTTCATTCTTTTTACGAACAGCTGGCTGAACTTTTGTCCAACCATCAAAGCGAAGTACACGGCCTTTTGCTTTTAGCTGATAATCACCCGCACCTACGGTTAAAGTTGTTAGGTCATATTCAGCAGGTACCATTTGACAAGCTACAAATTGACGCCAAATTAATTCGTAGAGCTTTTTCGCATCTGCTTCAACACCATCTAAATGACCTGATAATACCGCGACACTTGATGGACGTATCGCCTCGTGCGCCTCTTGTGCATTGCCTTTAGAGCTGTAACTGATCGGTGCTTTTGGTAAATACTTTTCACCAAACTGCTCGGTTACGTAATCACGGCACATTTCAACCGCATCTTTTGATAAGTTGGTTGAGTCGGTACGCATATAAGTAATGTGGCCCGCTTCATATAAGCGTTGAGCCAGCATCATAGTCTTTTTAACACCATAGCCTAAACGTGTACTAGCAGCCTGTTGCATGGTTGAGGTAATGAATGGTGCACTAGGCTTACTCTTGCTTGGCTTTTCTTCAACGCTAACAACCTTGTACTGAGCTTTCTCTAGGTCAGTAACCGCAGCCATTGCCTGCGCCTCATTAACAGGCTTAAATGCTTTGTCAGCGTGTTTTGTAACTTCTAAACGTAATGCAGCTTCACTATTTTTAACATCAGCGTGTACATCCCAAAACTCTTCAGGGATAAATGCTTTGATTTCACGCTCACGCTCAACGAGTAAACGCACAGCAACAGATTGCACACGACCGGCTGATAAACCACGAGCAACTTTAGCCCAAAGTAATGGTGACACCATAAAGCCCACTACACGGTCAAGAAAACGACGCGCTTGTTGTGCGTAAACCATATCAGTGTTTAGTTCACCCGGTGTTTCGAATGCTTGTTGAATTGCATTTTTAGTAATTTCGTTAAAAACAACTCGCTTATACTTTTCAGGCTCGCCACCAATAATCTGTTCGAGGTGCCATGCAATTGCTTCCCCTTCTCTATCCAAATCGGTTGCGAGATAGATTTTATCGGCATTTTCAGCAAGCTTTTTTAATTCTTGAACAACTTTTTCTTTGCCTGGCAGTATTTCGTAATGTGGTTCCCAACCTTTTTCAGGGTCTATCCCCATGCGGGCAACAAGATTCTTATAATCTCGTTGCTTTTTATAGGCAGCTTTTTCTTCTGGTGACATTTTGCGAACTTCAGCAGGCGTTTTGGTCGCCGCTGTTTTCGTTTTGCCTGAACCTGAAGTTGGAAGATCACGCACATGCCCAACACTGGACTTGACGATAAAATCCTTTCCTAAGTATTTGTTAATTGTTTTTGCCTTTGCCGGAGACTCTACAATTACTAGTGATTTGCCCATAGTTGCCTATTTCTGACCGAAAGTTTTAAAGTTTTTTGCCCTTATAAATGTATATCCATCACATTAAACAAATAAGTATGATTTTTTAACATTGGAGCACGAATATTTATAGGTATATCTACAAACACCAATTGTTACAAGCTTTTAATCGAAACTTTTCTTCATTGACTGAATAATTAAACAATTTTTGTTGCTAATTTAGTCAATGTGGTGTTTTGCGGTAATTTCAAGGGGAATATATAGAACAGCAACAAAAATGCCAACCTTCTGGTTGGCATTTTTTAAATTTAATTGTGCTTAAATTTATTTATCATCAAGTATAGCAATTGATTTACTTACTGTTTTTGTAGTACCAAATTGATTCTCGAAATTAAATGTAATGGTCAGCACACCATCTGCGTCTTGGTTACCGTCAACCTCTCGAGCTATACGTACACTTGAAGACATTGTTGAGTCTCTATTTGTGCTTCCGATAATATCTTGATGTTGCAGTATAGAAAAATCACCATTGTCTGCAGTAATTGTTACCTCTGTACCAGCAGGAAGCGGATTGCCAAATTCATCACTGTAGAAAATTTGGATATTGATACCCGTTAAACCTATATCAATATCTTCTGGGCCTGAATCAGGATCATCCTCATCGTAATTCGGGTTAGGGCGTGTAACACTCGACAAATCAATCGATTCAACATCACACCAGCTTGCATTATCTGATTCTTCAAAGCCACCTGCAAATGTCGAACTACAATCAGCTGGCACAACTACTTCGTAAGGAGCAGTCACTACTTCATTTGATTTTAATACTGCGAATCGTACATAAGGTTCATCACCAGACATAACTACTTCAATCTGCTTACGAACTTCAATTAAATCACGCGTACATTGCCCAGCATTAAAGGCAGCTTCACTACATAACAATCCGTTATATTTACCATCAGGGCCGTCATATACACCATCATTATCAAGATCTCGCCATGTTTCATTATGACCGCCTCGTGAATTTTTCTCCGAGCATGGGTCTGAATCAGCATCGTAAGAATCTCTGGTTGCATCGCTACAGTTAGCTTTGTCAAAGGTATTATTTTCATTGTGGTCATTAAATGCTTCAGGTAAATCATATAACGTATAATATTCACCAACATCAAATAACCCGTTTCGACGAGTAACGCCATCTGATGACTCCTCATCCTCGTAGCTCTCTTGACCTTTCGCTACCGCAAGTATGCTTGTTCGTCCACCTCGAATTACACCATTTGGATCATTTTTAGCGCGAACTAAGGTGCCAATACATGGGGCTGCAATACCAAAATAAGGGTCGCAGTTTACTTCACCAGTTTTAGGGTTTATTCCTTCAGTAGTTGCAGTATTACCATCAATTTCACCAATTCTATTACCCCATTTGTAGTCATAGAAAGGTCGTTCACCCTGAGAGCGCCATGTAACAACACATGATGCATCAGTAGTACGACATACTGCTTCATTACTTTGTGAACCTATAACACCTGACTCAGTTAAAACGGTTGATTCAACACCATCACTATTGAATTGATTAAATTGGTCACCAAAATAAACTGTCAGGTTATTAGTGACGCCATTATAATTTAATGCATTTGGATTTAAGACTTCTGGGCTTAAGTCAAAACTGTTTTGATCTGTAACACCAGAGTATAAAGCAAGTTGAGATGACACTGCGTTAATTTGCTCAGTTAAAGGTACTAAGTGAAGTGTCCCTGCTGGGCAAATTTCATTGCTTGGTTCAGCTTCGCATAGTTCAACTTCATCTGTCCAACAAGATAAATCATCACCTTCAGGCAAGGCAGCAACATCTTCTTTAGAAACAAAACATGCTTTAACGACAAGTGGCCCAGGAACGATGCCTGAAGTCACTGTTGTTTGTACAACACCATTGTTGTCTGTATTAGCAGTTTTTTGCGTTAATTTTGCTAAACCTACTGAGTCCGTCAATTTAAAATCAATACGTTGCTGTGCAGAAACAATACCATCCGCATCAAGTAATCTGAAACGAACGACTGATTGTGTTGGTAAACCACCTTCACCAGGTGGAAGCGCAATCACTGGCTCCGAAACATCAAGAAATTGTATTGATTGAACAGCCGATACTTCAACAGGTATAACAGTAGACGCCGTAAAATTTTTGCCGCCCGTTTCAACTGTAATATTAACCACATCATTGATTGAACAGCCGTTAGCACGGTATGTTGAGCTTGCAATACCTGCTGACGATTGTACTGATGCATCAATTGTCGAGTCATTATTTGAAACACACGTAGAGTTAAATTCTACTTCTGTAGGCGTGGTAAATAAATTACCTTGCTCGTCGCGAAGGGTAACTTCAATAATAGTACTACCACCCGCTTTCAAAGGAATTGTATTGCCTTCACTATCTGTGTTTAGTCCATTATCAACTTCTAACACTAGATCAGCGATACCAACAGCAAAGTTAAGATCTGCACTTTCACCTAACGATGACACCGAAATAGTACCAGCACCGCCTGTATTTCCTGGCTGTAATTTTAAAAGTGCAACACCAAAGTTATCAGTCAGAGCTCGACCTGAAGAAGGTAATACAGAACCAAGATCAGTTGTTACATCAACCAATGAGTTAGCAACACCATCACCGCCTTGGTCATTTATTACTTCTACAAATAAATCACCTAACTCGGTTGATGAAATTGAATTAGTAATAGTACAGCCAGAAGCTTGCGAAGTTGGATCAAGCTTCACATTATTTCGATTTTGATCCCACGAAGGGTTGCAGCCTGTTAGCATTAGAACAGACACTGAGTATTGGGCAGCATCAGAAGAAGCATCATCACCATTTGATATAAAACCTACCGTTTTCGTAATGGTGTTATCATTTTCATCTGTATATGTTGCGATAACTTGACCAGCGCCTTTTGAATCGCCACTACTTAAAGTGACATTTGCTTGGCCATTTTCATCTGTTAGCGCAGTACCTAGTACGGGTGTAATTTTACCTGTGAAGTTTGTAGTAAACGAAATCAATTGGCCAGCAATTGGAGTGCTTTCATCAAGTAAAGTAGCTGTAACCGTTCCTTTGTTGTTTTTACTAACCGGGTTGTCTGAAGAGAAAGGTAAACCAGAACTGTCAACAATCGAAAGCCCTAATGAAACTGTGCCACTGCTATCACCCGTTTGTGAACCATCGGATGTGAAACCAAAAGTATCACTAAAAGTCTCTTCACCAACTATGTAGGATGCAGTAATGATACCAGCTCCTGCCGTATCACCTGCAGTGACAGTAATTGATGCAACACCATTTGAATCGGTCAAGCTCGTACCAGAAGCAGGTGTTATCAAGCCAATACTACCATCAAGACTAAAAGTTATCACTTCACCAGATACAGCAACCCCCTGATTGGTCAGAGTTGCTGAAATAGTTAATGGTGATTCGACCGTTACAGAACTCGACTCTTCATTTGTGCCCGCTGTATAACCTTTCACAGATACAGAGTAACTTGGGGTATCAGTCGTACCACCATCCCCTCCATCAAGTGAACCGCTATCGTTCTCTAACGACCCACCGCCGCCACAGGCAACTAACAATGAGCTGAAAACTATAATACTTAGCCATCGCAATAAAGGCATTGACCTCTCCCTAGTTAGCTATTTTAAATTTATTTATATATTTACCTAATATTAACCTAAAAATTGAACGAATATCATAATTTTTTTATCAGATTTACAGCGAATTAATTTAAAATATTTGTCGAATTTTCCTGTATAAAAATCTTCAGGCTGGTAGGCTATGGCGAAATTTATAAAAATATAGACTAGGTATATGTCAAAAGTACGATCTTTAAGCCTTACGTCTCGTATCATGGTAGGTATGGTACTGGGTGTGCTTGTTGGTTTTATCTTTCAAGCGATTTTAGCGGGTGAAGACGATTTCCTAATTCCACTAGGATTATTCTCTTTACCAATTAAAGCATTTTTTGTGGATGGTATCTTCCATGTAGGTGGGCAAATATTCATCGCAAGTTTAAAGATGCTGGTTGTTCCATTGGTTTTTGTATCGCTGGTGTGTGGTACATGTAGCTTAAGTGACCCTAAAAAACTAGGTCGATTAGGTGGAAAATCAATCTTACTCTATCTAGTAACAACAGCAATAGCGATCACCGTTGCTATAACACTAGCGCTATTAGTTAATCCTGGTGAAGGTATTAACCTACCATCAGATGCGACCTACAGTGCTAAAGAAGCACCTACCCTTGCACAAGTCATTATTGGAATGTTTCCTACCAACCCAATTGATGCAATGGCAAATGGCAATATGCTGCAAGTTATTGTGTTTGCTTTGTTATTTGGTGTGGCGATGGCTTTAAGCGGTAAAGCAGGTAAACGTGTTGCAACCGTGTTCGAAGACTTAAACACCGTTATTTTAAAACTTGTTACCCTACTGATGAATATCGCCCCTTACGGTGTATTCTTTTTAATGGCTAAGTTATTCACAACTATAGACTTTAAACTCATCACAAGCCTTGCCTTATACTTTGGCGTGGTGGTCTTCGCGCTCTTAATTCATGGCTTTGTAAACTATAGTATCTTATTAAAAGTATTAACTGGTTTAAATCCAGTGACGTTTTTAAAGAAAATGAAAAACGCCTGTTTGTTTGCGTTTAGTACTTCAAGTTCAAGTGCAACAATGCCTATTACCCTTGAAACTGCTAGCAAAAAACTTGGTGCTCACAACTCAGTTGCTTCATTTACGGTACCTTTAGGCGCAACTATTAACATGGACGGCACAGCAATTATGCAAGGTGTTGCTACCGTGTTCATTGCACAGGTCTTTTCAGTTGATTTAACAATTTCTGATTATTTAATGGTTATCTTGACCGCGACACTAGCATCTGTCGGTACTGCCGGTGTGCCAGGTGTTGGCCTTATCATGTTAGCGATGGTGTTAAACCAAGTAGGCTTACCTGTAGAGGGTATTGCTATTATCATTGGTGTTGACCGTTTACTTGATATGACTCGTACCGCTGTAAACGTAACAGGTGATTGTATGGTGACCTGTGTGGTTGCAAAATCTGAAGGTGAATTTGATGAGGACGTATTTAACGATCCAAATGCCGCTAAAGATTTAGAAGACTATCATAAGTCTATTAAGTAATAATTTACTTATGAACGACTCATAAAAAACCCGCTTAAATAGCGGGTTTTTTATTGCCTATATACTGTTTAAAACTGAAGTTTAAGGGTTTAAGCCTTTAAAGCGCGACATTAAACTCACACCTGCTTTACTCAAACCAGAGCTTAAGCCCACCGCTAATTTATCACTCAAATTCTTCTTAATACGGTATTTCACTTTGAAGATTTGACGCT
This region includes:
- the topA gene encoding type I DNA topoisomerase, whose translation is MGKSLVIVESPAKAKTINKYLGKDFIVKSSVGHVRDLPTSGSGKTKTAATKTPAEVRKMSPEEKAAYKKQRDYKNLVARMGIDPEKGWEPHYEILPGKEKVVQELKKLAENADKIYLATDLDREGEAIAWHLEQIIGGEPEKYKRVVFNEITKNAIQQAFETPGELNTDMVYAQQARRFLDRVVGFMVSPLLWAKVARGLSAGRVQSVAVRLLVEREREIKAFIPEEFWDVHADVKNSEAALRLEVTKHADKAFKPVNEAQAMAAVTDLEKAQYKVVSVEEKPSKSKPSAPFITSTMQQAASTRLGYGVKKTMMLAQRLYEAGHITYMRTDSTNLSKDAVEMCRDYVTEQFGEKYLPKAPISYSSKGNAQEAHEAIRPSSVAVLSGHLDGVEADAKKLYELIWRQFVACQMVPAEYDLTTLTVGAGDYQLKAKGRVLRFDGWTKVQPAVRKKNEEDQSLPAVKEGDVLTLVELDPKQHFTKPPARFSEASLVKELEKRGIGRPSTYASIISTIQDRGYVRVENRRFFAEKMGEIVTDRLVENFEDLMNFDFTAKMEGRLDDIAEGERVWTQVLDKFYADFSTQLEIASGDEEQGGMRQNQMVETDIDCPTCGRKMGIRTASTGVFLGCTGYNLPPKERCTTTMNLVPGDEAIAADVEDVETESLMQMKRCPICETAMDSYLIDETRKLHVCGNNPACKGYIVEQGTFKIKGYDGPIIECDKCGSDMQLKSGRFGKYFGCSNEECKNTRKLLKNGEAAPPKEDPVHLPELECEKSEAYFVLRDGASGIFLAANTFPKSRETRAPKVEELKRFRDRISEKFYYLADAPTQDPYGNPAIVRYSRKNKEQYVMSEVDGKATGWTAHYQNGKWVEESKKKAPAKKKTSTKAKE
- a CDS encoding dicarboxylate/amino acid:cation symporter, with amino-acid sequence MSKVRSLSLTSRIMVGMVLGVLVGFIFQAILAGEDDFLIPLGLFSLPIKAFFVDGIFHVGGQIFIASLKMLVVPLVFVSLVCGTCSLSDPKKLGRLGGKSILLYLVTTAIAITVAITLALLVNPGEGINLPSDATYSAKEAPTLAQVIIGMFPTNPIDAMANGNMLQVIVFALLFGVAMALSGKAGKRVATVFEDLNTVILKLVTLLMNIAPYGVFFLMAKLFTTIDFKLITSLALYFGVVVFALLIHGFVNYSILLKVLTGLNPVTFLKKMKNACLFAFSTSSSSATMPITLETASKKLGAHNSVASFTVPLGATINMDGTAIMQGVATVFIAQVFSVDLTISDYLMVILTATLASVGTAGVPGVGLIMLAMVLNQVGLPVEGIAIIIGVDRLLDMTRTAVNVTGDCMVTCVVAKSEGEFDEDVFNDPNAAKDLEDYHKSIK